The proteins below come from a single Miscanthus floridulus cultivar M001 chromosome 1, ASM1932011v1, whole genome shotgun sequence genomic window:
- the LOC136473270 gene encoding acidic leucine-rich nuclear phosphoprotein 32-related protein 2-like, with product MAAVGEDDAAWERAISAATKATSAPKTLALDGIVKSSTGRLPSAALLERVAASLEELSVAGARLSSLEGLLRLPALRRLSLPDNRLSGAAALAAVAEACGATLRHLDLGNNRFADVQELAPLAGVGVESLDLYQCPVTKVKGYREEVFTLIPSLKHLDGADAEGNERLETDDDEDDEEDDEEGEEGEEGEGVEGEEEDEEDDGEEGEEEDGEDGEGDDEEEGDEEAEDEDGEAEDDELDADAEDKENIESKAGSSLPNKRKRDSEDDANGDK from the exons atgGCCGCCGTCGGCGAGGACGACGCGGCGTGGGAGCGCGCCATCTCCGCCGCCACCAAGGCCACCTCGGCCCCCAAGACCCTCGCCCTCGACGGCATCGTCAAGTCCTCCACGGGCCGCCTCCCCTCCGCGGCCCTCCTCGAGCGCGTCGCCGCCTCCCTCGAGGAGCTCTCCGTCGCGGGGGCCCGCCTCTCCTCGCTGGAGGGCCTGCTCCGCCTCCCGGCGCTCCGGCGCCTCTCCCTCCCCGACAACCGCCTCTCGGGGgccgccgcgctcgccgccgTCGCGGAGGCCTGCGGTGCCACGCTGCGCCACCTCGATCTGGGTAACAACCGGTTCGCGGACGTCCAGGAGCTCGCCCCGCTCGCCGGCGTCGGGGTGGAGTCGCTCGACCTGTACCAGTGCCCCGTCACCAAGGTCAAGGGGTACAGGGAGGAGGTCTTCACGCTGATTCCCAGCTTGAAGCACCTTGATGGCGCCGACGCTGAGGGAAACGAGCGCTTGGAGACGGATGACGACGAGGACgatgaggaggacgacgaggaaggggaagagggagaagaaggggaaggggtggagggagaagaggaggacgaagaggatgatggagaggaaggtgaagaagaagatggtgAGGACGGTGAAGGGGACGACgaagaagaaggtgatgaggag GCTGAAGACGAAGACGGTGAAGCTGAGGATGACGAACTTGATGCAGACGCAGAAGACAAGGAGAACATCGAAAGCAAAGCAGGATCTTCCCTGCCAAATAAGAGGAAAAGGGATAGCGAGGATGATGCCAATGGAGACAAGTAA
- the LOC136473289 gene encoding cysteine-rich receptor-like protein kinase 6 — protein sequence MAAAPCTLNMAAVLLLLLLFSVHWPGRSHAFNYLCNNGSSYALNSTYRSNVVALLGSLSANASSSTVGFATATLGHAPDQTWGLALCRGDVNGSGCASCLALAPDIAFGNCRGVRDVSIYYDRCLLRYSDTDFLASPGDAAELVRYGTNLQVNVTADPGRFVGLAADLVAALSAWAARNSTKRYAAGVVTSAKGFTTTDSNLVHNIYGLVQCTPNLAPEACLACLGRLKDEMPAVFNGSTGLQFNAVWCNLRFEVYLFYDSSPVVKLVAPTLTPAPPGAAAHDDAKRTRGTGYAATVVAIVLGVLVVLLLSTFMIYLWRKAQVKRYAEEADDSGSLLFDLETLRRATANFAEENKLGHGGFGAVYKGFLPDGRQIAVKRLDKASEQGLKEMRNELLLVAKLRHNNLAKLLGVCLKGQEKLLVYEYMLNRSLDTFLFVPEKRPLLDWETRYRILYGTARGLLYLHEDSQIRIVHRDLKASNILLDADMNPKISDFGLARLFSADKTTTITSQVVGTLGYMAPEYAVLGQLSVKLDVYSLGVLILEIVTGRKNTDMFESASGESIILLSYVWDHWVRGTALEAVDPFLDCQSPETESEVMKCIHLGLLCVQENPVDRPTMLDVLVMLHGQSSGGFAAPSKPAFAFAYGETMSSDERRNVSLNGMSVSEFQPR from the exons ATGGCCGCCGCACCCTGCACGCTCAACATGGCCGCCGTCCTCCTACTGCTGCTTCTCTTCTCCGTTCACTGGCCGGGCCGCAGCCACGCTTTCAACTACCTCTGCAACAACGGCAGCTCCTACGCCCTTAACTCCACCTACCGCTCCAACGTCGTCGCGCTCCTCGGGTCCCTGTCCGCCAACGCGTCCAGCTCCACCGTAGGCTTCGCTACCGCCACGCTCGGCCACGCCCCAGACCAGACGTGGGGCCTCGCGCTCTGCCGCGGCGACGTCAACGGCAGCGGGTGCGCGTCCTGCCTCGCGCTCGCGCCGGACATCGCCTTCGGCAACTGCAGGGGCGTCAGGGACGTGTCCATCTACTACGACCGCTGCCTCCTCCGGTACTCGGACACGGACTTCCTGGCCAGCCCGGGCGACGCCGCGGAGCTGGTGCGGTACGGCACCAACCTGCAGGTGAACGTCACCGCCGATCCCGGTCGGTTCGTTGGGCTCGCGGCCGACCTCGTGGCCGCGCTGTCCGCCTGGGCGGCGCGGAACTCGACGAAGAGATACGCCGCCGGGGTGGTGACCTCCGCCAAAGGGTTCACGACCACGGACAGCAACTTGGTGCACAACATCTACGGGCTGGTGCAGTGCACGCCCAACCTGGCTCCCGAGGCGTGCCTGGCATGCCTCGGCAGGCTCAAGGACGAGATGCCGGCCGTGTTCAACGGCTCAACCGGCCTCCAGTTCAACGCGGTGTGGTGCAACCTGAGATTCGAGGTGTACCTCTTCTATGACAGCAGCCCGGTAGTGAAGCTTGTTGCACCTACGTTGACGCCGGCTCCGCCGGGTGCAGCAGCCCACGACGATG CAAAGAGGACAAGGGGAACAGGATATGCAGCAACAGTAGTGGCCATTGTTCTCGGGGTCCTAGTTGTCCTCCTCCTGTCCACGTTCATGATCTACCTCTGGAGAAAAGCACAAGTAAAACGAT ATGCGGAGGAAGCTGACGATTCCGGGTCGCTCCTCTTTGACCTGGAAACACTGAGAAGGGCAACTGCAAATTTTGCCGAAGAGAATAAGCTTGGACATGGAGGCTTTGGCGCGGTATACAAG GGTTTCTTGCCTGATGGACGACAAATCGCCGTGAAGAGGCTGGACAAGGCTTCAGAGCAAGGCCTGAAAGAGATGAGGAACGAGTTGCTGCTGGTCGCCAAGCTTCGGCACAACAATCTTGCAAAGCTTCTCGGCGTTTGCTTGAAGGGACAGGAGAAGCTGCTTGTCTACGAGTACATGCTTAATCGAAGCCTAGACACCTTCCTTTTTG TCCCTGAGAAGCGTCCATTGTTGGACTGGGAGACAAGGTACCGCATACTCTATGGAACAGCACGAGGCCTGCTATACCTCCACGAGGATTCACAGATCAGAATCGTCCACCGCGACCTGAAGGCGAGCAACATCCTGCTGGACGCCGACATGAACCCGAAGATCTCCGATTTCGGGCTGGCAAGGCTCTTCAGCGCCGACAAGACTACCACCATCACGAGCCAAGTTGTCGGAACGCT AGGATACATGGCGCCAGAGTATGCAGTTCTTGGGCAACTGTCGGTGAAGCTTGACGTTTACAGCCTCGGCGTCCTCATCCTGGAGATCGTCACTGGACGGAAGAACACCGACATGTTCGAATCAGCATCAGGAGAATCCATCATTCTGCTGAGCTAC GTGTGGGATCACTGGGTCAGAGGCACCGCGCTGGAGGCCGTGGACCCGTTCTTGGATTGCCAGTCCCCGGAGACGGAGAGCGAGGTGATGAAATGCATCCATCTGGGGCTGCTCTGCGTGCAGGAGAACCCGGTGGACCGCCCGACCATGCTCGACGTCCTCGTCATGCTGCACGGCCAATCGTCAGGCGGCTTTGCGGCACCGTCGAAGCCGGCCTTCGCCTTTGCGTACGGGGAGACGATGAGCTCTGATGAGCGGCGTAACGTGTCTTTGAACGGGATGTCCGTGTCGGAGTTCCAGCCAAGATAG
- the LOC136473260 gene encoding BOI-related E3 ubiquitin-protein ligase 1-like, whose product MAVEAHRFLLAQQGQKQFTNAAAAGWPWTTGDEARCATARPSHHQQASFQFPQAQASCVGVGLPAAPVSSAAPVAQYAAGGQMFVGDAAESGVTFGGGAAQQPQEVVAMAMAPRKRKRVVQQGQTPPVLEIGAADVAAHFHQQLVDVDRLVLQHTAKMWAELAEQRRRHARQVVATVEAAAAKRMRAKEEEIQRMGRLNWALEERVKSLYVESQVWRDLAQSNEAAANALRGELQQVLDAQQARLCGGATGAGTGTGGADDAESCCCGENDVVAGAGASGAGPEDDEEAGTSSPPGHRRTCAVCGEGAAEVLLLPCRHLCACAPCAGAARACPACGCAKNGSVCVNFS is encoded by the exons ATGGCCGTGGAAGCGCACCGCTTCCTCTTAGCGCAACAAGGGCAGAAGCAATTCAccaacgcggcggcggcgggatggCCTTGGACGACGGGCGACGAAGCTAGATGCGCGacggcgaggccgagccatcatcaACAGGCGTCGTTCCAGTTCCCGCAGGCCCAGGCCTCGTGCGTGGGCGTGGGCCTGCCGGCGGCTCCGGTCTCGTCGGCCGCGCCGGTAGCGCAGTACGCTGCTGGTGGGCAGATGTTCGTGGGCGACGCGGCGGAGAGCGGCGTCACGTTCGGAGGAGGCGCGGCGCAGCAGCCGCAGGAGGTggtggcgatggcgatggcgccCAGGAAGCGGAAGCGCGTCGTCCAGCAGGGGCAGACGCCGCCGGTTCTTGAGATCGGCGCGGCCGACGTGGCGGCGCACTTTCATCAGCAACTCGTCGACGTCGACCGCCTCGTCCTCCAACAC ACCGCGAAGATGTGGGCGGAGCTCGCGGAGCAGAGGCGGCGGCACGCGCGGCAGGTCGTGGCCACCGTGGAGGCCGCGGCGGCGAAGCGGATGCGCGCCAAGGAGGAGGAGATCCAGCGGATGGGGCGCCTCAACTGGGCGCTCGAGGAGCGCGTGAAGAGCCTCTACGTGGAGTCGCAGGTGTGGCGCGACCTGGCGCAGTCCAACGAGGCCGCCGCCAACGCGCTCCGCGGCGAGCTGCAGCAGGTGCTCGACGCCCAGCAGGCGCGCTTGTGCGGCGGCGCCACTGGCGCTGGCACAGGCACCGGCGGCGCCGACGACGCCGAGTCGTGCTGCTGCGGGGAGAACGACGTCGTCGCCGGAGCCGGAGCAAGTGGGGCGGGCccggaggacgacgaggaggccggGACGTCGTCGCCACCGGGCCACAGGAGGACGTGCGCGGTGTGCGGCGAGGGCGCGGCCGAGGTGCTGCTCCTGCCGTGCCGCCACCTGTGCGCGTGCGCGCCGTGCGCGGGCGCGGCCAGGGCGTGCCCGGCGTGCGGGTGCGCCAAGAATGGCAGCGTCTGCGTCAACTTTTCGTGA